GCTGATGGACCGCGCGCAGACCATCCAGACGCGCACCTTCCAGACGCGCAACATCGCCATGGATGCCCTGGTGGACCTCATCCGCGACATCGAGGCGGCCCAGAAGACCGGGCTGCCCGAGGACGCGCTCGCCAAGGCGCGAGACCTGCAACGGCGCGCCCAGTTCTACCTGGACTTCGTGGAGGCGGAGAACTCCATGGGCTTCCACGCGGACCAGGAGGCGGTGCGCATCCTGAGCAACTCCATCAACTTCTCGCGCCTGGGCCAGAACGCGCTGCGTCCTGGCCCGGCGCAAGCCCCTCCGTGAGTCAGGCCGCGCGGCCTACCGTGCGGCCTGCTCGGACAGCAGCCGCACGTTGAGCGCGCCGTTGGCGAAGAACTGGCTGTTGCGCCCGACGGTATGTGACTCCAGCCGGCGCTGGAGGTGGATGTCGTAGCGGCCCAGCTTCATCAGCCCGTCGTTGAACCAGCCATCCCCCTCCCCCGAGCCATCCACGAACTCCGCATACGTCTGGGCCGCGGGCCAGATGACGGTGTCGAGCGTCGCGATGAACCGGCGGATGTCGCTGTCCGTCCACGTCATGCCCGCCTCGTGGGCCTCCACGACGAAGGCCAGCACGCCGTTCGCGTGCGCCACGTCCTGACCGGGTTGGTCGTGCTGGTCCCACTTGTCGCTCCAGAAGTAGGCCGTCGGGTGGTCGGGGTTGTGCGACAGCTGCGCGCGCAGGGACGACGCGAAGTTCGGCAGGCCCTGGTTGATGTTGTCGAAGACCTCCAGGTAGCGGGCCTTGCGCACGGGGTCCGCGGTCATCCTCGACAGGTCCATGGCGATGAAGGCCCAGTGCGCGGCCATGTGCGTGCGGTTGCGGTAGAGGAAGTCGTTCGCGCTGCGCTGGAACCACTTCTCGAAGACGTTCTTCTCCGAGAACGTCAGCAGCCGCTCGTACTGCGTGCGGTAGACGTCCGCGGTGTAGAGGTCCGGCGTCTCGCGGATGACGCGCAGCAGCCGTGTCACGTAGCGCCAGCAATAGCTCTCATACAGCGGCACCTCCTGCCCCTGCGGCCGCGAGAGCGCCGAGGCCCAGCCCAGGTACCCGTCCTTGAACTGGCTCTGCTGGAGCGCCGAGGAGCGCGTGGCGGTGGACACCAGGTTGTTCACGTAGAGCAGGGCCCGGTCCAGGTACTGCTTCTTCCCGGTGGCCCGGTACATCGCGGTGTTGGCATCAATGCCATAGGCGAGGTTGTAGAAGTCCCAGCTGTCGCGCGACCTGCTCCACGGCAGGAAGTCCCGTGCGTGCGCACGTCCCCACTCATCCTGGAACAACCGCTCCCAGGCCTCGACGGAGCGGAGCCCCGCGGGGGCTGGCGGCAACGGAATCACCGGAGGCGGAGCCGTGGGAGGCGGCCCCTTCTGCGGCGGGTAGGACGGCTTCTCTGAGAGAAGCTGGGCACCGGGGGCTTCTTCAATCCTGCCCACGGTGTCGCACGCGAGACACAGCAGGGCGAGCACCAGGACCGTGGGCCTGACGAAACGAGAGTGGCATTGGCAGCTGGGGGTTGACATCAAGGCGGCCTTTTTGTCGGTTCGATGTTCCACAGGAGGGTAGGTGCGCCCCGGGGTCGTCCCAATGCCCCCCAGGGAACGAACGCGCTTCCAGGACAGGACTCCCGCGTGCACCCCGCGTCCTAGCCCCCGCCCTGGGCCGTGGATGTCTGGACAGACGAGGTGTTCAGCGGCCGCGCCATCCAAGGGGCCAGGTCGGAAACACAGACACCCACCCAGGTGCCAACACTTCAGAACTCGATGGCTTGCAGGGGTGGGAGCGGAACCCCGTCCAGCGCACGCTCCACGTCCCGGGCGTAGCGCCGCTGTAGCTCCAACTGGGAGGGTGCCGCACCCACCCGCTCCGCCTCCGCGAGGATGCGATGCAGGGTGGCCCGCGCGGCCTGGCGATCCGCCGGCTGCTGGGCGCACTGCCCCACCTCGCCCACCAACCGCAGCAGCCGCAGCACCACCAGGGGCTCCCCGGCGCCGTAGCGGGTGATCTGATCCGTGGCCAGCTCCAGATGGTCGCGCAGCTCGGGCGCGCGCAGGAAGACACGCGCCCTCCCCTCTCCATCCGCCAGCACGCGTGGGCCCTGCCGCAGGCGCGCCAGTCCACACAGGACGAAGGTGAGCTGATCCAGGGACTCCACGGCCGTGTACGGATCATTGACGGCTGGGGACAGCGCCTTGATCGCGATGTCCACGAGCTGCCGCAGCCCCAGGGACACGTCCGCGTCCTGATCCCTCCAGCGATCCAGCGAGATGGCGCTCACGAAGTCCCCGCACTCCGCTGGCACCCGTGGGCGGTCCGGGCCCTCCGGCTCCACCCGCCCGATGGGGGCGCCTTGCCGCACCGGCTCGCCAATGGCGACGTCCACGTGCACCACGAGCCGCCGCGCCTCCGCCCGCGCCAGCAGCGCCACCCCGTCCACGTCCACGACGAAGCCGTCCGAGGGGGCCCTCAACGGCAGGGCCTGCGTGGAGGGCGGCTGCGGTGTGACCGGGGGCGCGTCCAGTTGGCGGCGCCCGTCAAGCCCGCGCGCCACGCGCAGCGTGATGCCCGCCACCATCCGCACCAGGTTCTCCACGCGCATGAGCTGGAGGGTGTGCAGCACCTGGAACACCAGCGCCGCCCCGCATGCGACGAGCAGGAGGACGGCCATGCCGGCCGCCGGGCGCGGCTGCTCCTGGGTGCCGGCGACCAGCCCCAGTCGCTGCATCGCCACCACGCAGTAGACGCAGGTGGCGATGAATACCGGGAGGACGACGCGGATGCCCGCGTCGCGCTGGTAGACGCGCAGCAGGCGGGGCGAGTACTGCGCGCCCAGGTTCTGCGCCACCAGCATGGACAGCGACAGGATGATGCTCAGCGAGGTGATCGCGGTCCCCAGCACCGACGACAGGACGCCCCGTGTCTCCCTGGGAGTGCCCCGCCACGCCAGGCCACCGAGCGCCCACACCGAGTCAGGGGCGGGATCCGCCAGCATCACGCCCAGCACGACGCCCAGCACCGCCGCGAGCATGGGCAGCAGCCAGTTGCTCCTCACGAACCAGTCGCGGAGCCGGTGGGTCTCGTGCCCACGCCTCGCCCGCTTCGGGGCGCCGCCTGAGCGCGCCTGCTCGCCGGGGAGTGCCCCGATGCCCGCCATCTGCCTCTCCCTCCACGGCTGGGTGCCTTCGCCAAGCGTGGCCATGCGCCCAGGGCGCTTCAACCCACCGCCCCCCGTCCCGCTGGGACCGCGTGTGAGCCCGCATGTGCCGCGTCACGAACCCGCGAGCGGGGCCCACGACTTCGAGCGAGCAGCCCACCGGGTGGACCGCGACGACTCGTGGCGGCGCTGGCTGACCGTGCTCGCACTCGTGGACGGCTGGCGGAGCCAGCGCGCGAGGCCCAGCGTTGAGACAGCATGGACGTCCCTGCCTCGCTGCTCGACTTCTCACTCGTCCAGGGAGGCCCCTCCATCCGCTTCGGACGGCAGCGCCACGGCGCCCGTCCACGCCACGCCTCCCTGTTCCGACGCCTCCTCGCCCTCACGCTGGTGAGCTGGCTTCCGCTCCTCGCCCTGTCGCTCCTGGAGGGCGTGCCTTCGGTGCCGCGGGCCTTCCTGGCCGATGCGACGGTCCACGTCCAGCTGTGGGTGTCCCTGCCGATGCTCGTCGTGGCCGAGCGCTACGTCGACTTGAGCCTCGCGGCGGCCGTGCGCCAGTTCGTCGTCTCGGAGGTGATTGACGCCAGGCACCTGGCCGCCTACGAGGACATCGCGCTCGGAGTGGGTCGGGTCCGGAGCAGACCCTCCATCGAAGCCGGGTTGTTGCTGGCTTCCTTCGCGCTGTCCCTCGTGTCCCTGCCCGCCCCCTCGACATCGGGGTGGCTCCACGCGGAGCCGCGCGGCCCGCTCACCCTGGCGGGAGCGTGGTACCTCGCGGTGAGCCTTCCGCTCGTCCGGTTCCTGCTGCTGCGGTGGCTGTGGCGGGGCCTGCTCTGGGCTGTCTTCCTCTTCAAGGTCTCCCGGCTGAAGCTCGCCCTCGTTCCAACCCACCCCGATGCGGCGGGCGGCCTGGGCTTCCTCGGCACCTGCCAGGCCAGCTTCTCCCCCATCGTCTTCGCGATCGCCGCCACGCTCACCGCACAGCGGCTGCGGCATGTCCCCACCGGCGACCTCACCGGCCTGGCCCTCCACCTGCTCATCTTCGCGATCCTCTGCCTCATGGTCCTGTTCGCCCCGCTGCTCCCCTTCTGCCGCCAGCTCCTGGTGGCGAAGCGACACGGGGACCATGCCTTCTCGGCCCTGGCGGCCTGGCACTCGCGGCGCTTCGAGCACCGGTGGTTCCACCGCAAGGAGGTCCCTGGACAGCAGCCGCTGGGCGCGCCCGACTTCTCGTCCCTCGCGGACCTGGGCACGTCGTTCGCGACCGCGCGCGCCATGCGGTGGTTCCCGGTGAACCCTCGCGCGGCGCTGGCCATCCTCTGCGGCGCCATGGCGCCGCTGGTGCCCGTGCTCTTCATCGACCGGCGCCTCATGGACGTGCTCGTGGCGCTCGGCAAGACCCTCATTTGAAGCGGCCTCGCGCGGCTCGGCGCTCTCGGGCAGCTCCAGCGCCCCCAGGCAGCAGGGCGCGGGCTAGCGGGCGTCGGGCTTCTCCGGAGCCGGAGCCGGGACGGAGAAGCTGCCCCCCAGCGCGAGGTGGAGGTTGATCCGCTGGATGAGCTGCTCGCTCCGCACGCGCAGGAGCGCGATGCGCGCGGACTCCGCGAGCAGGGTCTGCTGGAGCAGCGTGCGCAGATCCACCTTTCCGACGCGGTGGTCGATGGTCAGGAGCTCCAGCGCACGCGCGTTCTCGGCGACCACCCGCTCCAGGAGCGCCTGACGCTCCTCGAGCACCTTCGCGTTCGTCAGCGCGTCCTCCACCTCGTTCGTGGCGCGCAGGGCCGCGGCCGCGTATGCGCCAAGGGACTCCTCCTGTTCCGCCGTCCGCACGCGGACCTGCGCCGCGAGCGCCCCACCGTGGAAGATGGGCGCCAACAGTCCCGCCGCGAGGCCACCGGCGGGGTTGCCGAGCGTCTCCTTCAACACCACCACGTCGCTGTCGACGAAGCCCACGGAGCCCGTGAGGCTCAGCGAGGGCAGCCGCGCGGCCCTGGCCTCCTGCATCCGGTTGAACGCGGCGGCCACGCGGCGCTCGGCGGCGATCATGTCCGGCCTCCGTTCGAGCACCGAGGCCGGAATCCCCGCGGGCACCGGCCCCGGGAGTTCGACCAGGGCCGCCCTCGGCTCAAGGGCGCCCGCGGGATAGCGCCCTGCGAGGAGCTCCACCGCGCGCACCGCCTGCACCCTGGCCAGCTCCGTCTGCTTCAGGGTGTCCCGATACGAGTCCAGGGTCGCCTGCGCCAGCGCCAGCTCCTGCTGACTGGCCGCGCCGACCTGCAACCGGGTGGCGGTGAGCTGAAGGAGCTCCTCGCCCATCTTGACCCTCTCGACGGCGAGGCCTCGGAGGAGGTGGGCCTCCGTGGCCATGAGCCAGCCCTTGGCCAGGGTCGCCGCGAGGGACTGCCGGGCGAACTCGAACTCGAACTCGGCGGCGGCCGCGGACTCCTGGGCCGCGTTCCGGCGATACCGGAGCTTCCCCCACAAATCGACCTCCCACGCGGCGGACAAGGCAATGCCACGCAGCGTGCTTCCCAGGCCCTGACCAATCCCGAACGACCCCCTCCCCTCCACGTCGACGGAAGGAAGCAGCCCCGAGCGGGCGACGCCCAGCAGCGCCAACGCCTGCTCCACCCGCGCGGCGGCGGAGCGGAGGTCCGGGTTGTGGCCGAGTGCTTCGACGACCAGGGCCTGGAGCTGCGCGTCCTGGAACGTCGCTAGCCACCCGTCCCGGACGCCGCCCTCCTGCGCGCCCGGAGACGTCCACGCGGTGGCGAGCGACGTGTGCACGAGGGCCTTCTTGACGACCTCCCGGCCCCGCGGTGGGGCATGCGTGGGGCACCCCGACACGCCCGCTCCCATCAGGAGCACCACTCCCGTTCGGAGCCACACCCGCCGCCGGTGCTCGAACATGTTCCGCCCTTCCTCAATGCAGCTTGAGAATCAGCCAGTCCAGCTTCGTGCCCACGCGGAGGATCACCTTGCGCAGGATGTGCACCGGGTGGAACGACTGGGTGTAGATGGCCGCGTGACCGCGTCCTCCCGCTGGCAGGAGCGCGGCCCCCTCCGGCTCCTCGACCTTGAGCTTGACGGCGTAGCGCCCGGGGGGCGGGGTCACCGCTCCCGTCTCGGGCAGCACGCCCGAGGTCGGGAGCTGTCCCTGTCCCGTCGCCCAGACCACGGCCACGACGCTGCACTTGATGATCCGGTTCGGGAACGCCAGGAGCGTGACCTCCGCCTCGTCACCCGGCCGGACCTGGTGCAGCTCGTTCTGGTTGAAGAACGCGATCACGTACTGCTCGTCCTCCACGAAACTCATCACGGGAGAGATGGGGAGCGCCGCCGCATAGGAGCCCGCGCGCAGTTGGAGGTTCACCACGGTCCCGTCCGAGGGCGCATAGGTCACGGTCTCCTGGAGGCGCCACTCCGCCTCCGCCAGGGAGGCGAGCGCCTGATCCAGCCCCGCCTCGGCCTGGGCGAGATCAACGAGCGTCCCATCCTCCGTCCGCGCCTCGAGCTTCTGTGTGACCTGCCCCACGGTGGCATTCGCCGCGGCCAGCTCCCCCTGGAGGTTCCTGGCCTCCGCCTCCATTTCCTGCAGATCGAACTGATTGCCCGCCCCGCTGGTGGCGAGCACCCTGTGTTGCCCGACGCGCCGCCGGGCCAGGTCGAGCTGGGCCGAGACAGACGCCCGCCGCCCCTGGGCCGTCTTGCGCTCCAGGCCCAGCTGCCGCTCGATGGCCCGCGCGCCCGCGACCTTCGCCTCCAACTCCTTCACCTTGGCCTTCAACCCGCCCACCTCCAGCTCCACGGACGCGGGATCGACGCGGAAGAGCACGTCGCCCTTCTTCACCGGGCTGTTGGGCTGGACGGGCACCTCGATGACGCGCCCGGAGACACGCGGGACGACCTGCACGACGTAGTTCATCACCCGCACGTCCGCCGAGGACGGCGCGTACACGTTGGCCAGGAGCAGCAACGCCACGATGCCAATGATGGGGAGGGTGACGACGATGACCTGGGAGACGAAGGTCCACGGCAACAGCTTGAACTTGAAGAAGAGCAGCCAGACGATGAACGAGTAGATGCCGAGCAGGATGAGTTCCATCAGTGAGGCCCTCCCCGCCCGTCGGTGTCTGGTCCCTCGCCGTATGGCTCGCGGTGGACCGGGAGCATGGCTTCGCCAGCCTCAGCGAGTTCCGGGCCGTGCGTGGGACGGACCTGGTCCTCTCCGTACGCCATCTTGTAGAGGGTCGGCTTGGAGTACGCCCAGAGCCACGCCAGGGGCCACAGGAGCCCGCCGAAGAACAGCGACAGGAAGCACAGCGTCTTGATGGCCTCCAGCTGCGGGTGATTGCGTTTCTCCGCCACCTTCTCCGGCATGATGTGGAGCAACCAGAACGCGGAGATCATCACCACCGGGGCGACGACGATGACGACCCAGCTCAACACCTCCGCCACGGTGTCCAACGCGCCGCCGCTCAACAGCGATGCGTGCGCGGGCAGCGGGACCCACGCCCCCCATCCCAGCCACCGCATCACGGCAGCCAGCCCCCCTCGCGACCTTGCCATGACGTCCGCCCCCCCGCTCCACCGACAAGCTAGGGGGGAATGTCCCACGTTCAAGCGAAGGCCGGGCGCTCGGCACTCCAGTCCCGCATCACTGTTCACGCGCGATCTGGCCCCGCGCTCCCGGCGGAAGACTTTCGCGGCGGGGCAACACCCTCCGGCCTACGAGTGCAGGGGATGTTTGCCCCCTTCGGTGATGAGGTAGGCGCAGCTCACGAGCGCCAGATGGCTGAAGGCCTGGGGGAAGTTGCCGAGCTGCCTGCCCGCACCCGGTATGTACTCTTCGGCGAGCAGGCCCACGTCGTTGCAGAGCCCCAACAGCTTCTCGAAGAGCCGCCGCGCGTCCTCATGCCGCCCCTGGAGCTGGTAGGTGCTCGCGAGCCAGAAGGAGCAGGCCAGGAAGGCCCCCTCATCGCCGGAGAGACCGTCGACGCCCTCCGTCAGGTAGCGCAGCACCAGCCCCTCCGGCATCAGCTCCTCCTCGATGGCCTTCACCGTCCCGACGACGCGGGGATCGTCCGGTGGCAGGAAGCCGGCGAGCGGAATGACGAGCAGGCTCGCATCCACGTGCTTCGAGCCGTAGTACTGCGTGAACGTGTTGCGGCGGGCGTCGAAGCCCTTGCTGCACACCTCGTCGAAGAGGGTCTGCCGCAGCTCCACCCACGGCGCCTTGTCCTCCTCCAGGCCGTACTCCTCGATCGTGCGCACCCAACGATCAATGGCGATCCACGCCGACACCTTGGAGGCGGTGAACGCATGCTTCGGGCCTCGCATCTCCCAGATGCCATGGTCTGGCTGCATCCAGACCTCGGAGGCCTGGATCGCGAGGGTCTTGAGCGCCGTCTTGCCGCGCTCCGTCAGCTTGCCCTTCAGGCGCATGTGGTTGTGGAGGACCGCGGCGAACTCGCCGAGGATGTCGAGCTGGAATTGCGAATAGGCACCGTTCCCGATCCGCACCGGTCGAGCGCCTTCATACCCTTGCAGCCAGTCCAGCGTGACCTCCGTGAGGCGGCGCTCGCCCCGGATGCCATACATGATCTGCAACTCGTTCGGCGCGCCTCCAATGGCGTTCTCCAGCCAGTCGCCGAACGCATCCGCCTCGTCCGTGAGACCGGCGCGCATGAACGCGTTCAACGTCAAGGCCGCGTCACGAACCCAGCAGAAGCGGTAGTCCCAGTTGCGCTCGCCGCCCGGTGTCTCCGGGAGCCCGAAGGTGGGGGCGGCGACGAGCGCCCCCGTCGGGCGGAAGCTGCACGCCTTGAGCGTGAGCAGCGATCGGACAACCACGTCCTCGTACTCGGAGGGCAACCGGAGCCGCGAAGCCCAGCCCTCCCAGAAGGACTGTGTCTCACGCAGGGCGACCTCCGGATCGATCGGCGTGGGAATGTCGTCGTAGGGCCGGGCCCAGGAGAGCACGAAGGGAATCCGCTGGCCGGCCTGGACCGTGAACTCCAACTCGAACGGAGGCACCGCCTCACCGACTCCGCCTCGCAGATAGAGCGCATCCGGGCCGGCGACGGCGGCGGTGGCTCCGTCGCGCCGGCTCACCAGGGGATGGGTGTAGCCGTTGGCGAACCGGGGGCGCAGGTCGGAGCGCATCGTCACCGTGCCCCGGAGCCCCTCCACCCACCGCACCAGGTGGGGGCCCTGCTTCCGGATGGGCATGAAGTCCACGAGCCGCACCGCGCCCTCGTCCGTCACGAACTCCGTCTCCACGATGAGGGTCTTGCCGCGATAGCGATGTCGCACCTCACGCACGGTCGCCTTCGGAGCAATCTTCCACCGTCCGTTGTCGGGCGTTCCCAGCAGCGACGCGAAGCACGCATCCGAATCGAAGTCCGGGAGGCAGAGAAAGTCGATGGATCCATCCCGGGCTACGAGCGCGGCCGTGTACAGGTCTCCCAGGAGGGCGTGGTCCTCGATGATCGTCCCCGGCTCCGGGCCGGTACTGCTCCCCCAACCCGTCCTTGGGGATTCCCTCGCCTGCACGGTCTCTGTCAAAGTCATTCACCGCTCCTTGTAGGTGCGTCCCAGAAAACCTCGTGCACCGCATCCCCTGGGGCAAGTCACACCGAGGGCGCCCCTCCAATGAAGCCTCAGTACCCGGGCAATGGAGCGCTGACACGAGGGCCGGTCCCTGCCGCGAAGCCAATCCCGATGCGAGCATGGGAGGCGTCGAGGGAAGCGCCCGAACGTTTCCGCTGCCCCCCGGCGGGTGGGGCGCCGCTCGATGCGTGTCAGTTCGTGAAGGTCGACATTTCAGCGAGACGAACGGCCAGGGGCAGTCGGCAGTCCCCGGCCCAACCTTCATACGCTCATGGGTCGCTCCTACTTCCCACATCAATCCGGTCGCATGTTCGAGAATGCCTTTCTCGAAGCCTGCTCGAAGGTCCACCCCGCGGTGCCGTTCCTCTTCTACGGCCCGCTCACGCTGGGCCTCTTGGGGTGGGGGCTGTACGCGGGAAGGACAACGGTGGGGACGAGCGCGCTGTTCGTGCCGCTCGGCCTGTTGACATGGATTGCAATGGAGTACTGCATCCACCGGTACTTCTTCCACTGGGAGGGCAACGGCCCGTTTACCCGGCGGCTCCATGAGATCGTGCACGGCTACCACCACAAATATCCGGATGATGAACGGCGTCTGGTGATGCCGCTGGGCGCGAGCGTCCCCATGGCCATCCTCATCGGCGGGCTGCTGTGGCTGGTGGGCCACCCGGCGCAGACGCTTCCGTACTTCATCGGCATCGTCTGGGGCTACATGGCCTATGACTTCATCCATTGGTCCACACACCACCGGACGCCGCGCACGGCGTGGGGCAAGCAACTGCGCGCGCACCACATGGCGCACCACTACGCGACGCCGGATCGCAACTTCGGCATCAGCAACAGGTGGGTGGACCAGCTGGCGGGCAGCGGCGGACGACGCCGCAAGCACGCCGGGAAGGACGCGTCGGGCCATGACGCTCGTCCCATGGGGCGCTCCAGCGTGAAGGCCTGAAATAGAGGCGGTGCCACCCTGCTCCACCGCATGCGCGACGGTGGGGCGCGGACGTGCTAGCCCAGGCACATGCACCACCCCCGCCGACCCGCCGCCTCCAAGAGGCCCTCACCCGCCGCCGCCTCCAAGAAGCCGGTGCCCGCCACCCCCTCCAGGAAGCCGTCGCCCGCCGCCTCCAAGAAGCCGGTGCCCGCCGCGGCGCCCTTCGAGTTTCCACCCGATGCCGCGTTCACCTGGCACTCGGAGAGCGACGAGCCCGCGCCCACCCGGCTGTCTCCCGTGGACGACGCGCTCAGCGCCGACACCGCCCTCAAGCGCGTTCGCCGGGGCGAGTTCCTGCGCTACACCGGCGACTTCCACAACGCGAAGCAGCTCCTGGGTGCGCTGGGCCGGCGGCTCGAGCGGTCCCCCCAGGCCCGCTCGCCGCTGGAGGCGTTCCGGGCCGAGCGCCGCGCGCGGCAACTGGAGCATTCGACGCTGTCACGCATCGTCGTGGCGCTCGACCGGAACTACCGCCTGGAGCTCGCGCGCGCACCGGACGTCTCCGAAGCGTGCAGACAGGTGTGGGGCGAGCCCATGGCGGACTTCACCGTCGTGCCGCTCAAGCAGCTGCTCGGCATGCTCGGGGCCACGGAGTGGCGGCGCAAGGGTCTGGCCGTCCCTGGCTTGAAGGGCCTGCTCCATCCGCACTACGGCGTCTACCTGCCCACGCGCACCGACTACGTGGAGCTGCTGGCGGCCGTGCCGGACGTGACGGGCAAGCGCGTGTTCGACGTGGGCACCGGCACCGGCGTGCTCTCCTTCCTGCTCCTTCAGCGCGGCGCCGTGTCCGCGCTGGCCACGGACTGTGATTCCCGCGCGGTGGCGTGCGCACGGGAGAACGCGGAGCGGCTCGGCCTCTCGCAGCGCTTCCAGGTGGCGGAGGCGGACCTGTTTCCGGCAGGCCAGGCGGACCTCGTCGTCTGCAACCCGCCGTGGATTCCGGAGCCGCCCAAGAACCGGGTGGACCGCGCCGTGTTCGACGAGGACAGCCAGTTCCTGCGCCGCTTCCTCGAAGGGCTCCCCGCCGCCCTCACGCCCGGCGGAGAGGGGCTGCTCATCCTGTCGGACCTCGCGGTGCTGCTGGGCCTGCGTCCGCCCGGGTGGATCGAGGAGCAGTTCGCGCGCTGCGGCCTGACGGTGGCGTGGCGGAAGTCCACCCCCGCGCGGCACTCCAAGGCGAAGGACGCGGCGGATCCCCTGCACGCCGCGCGCTCCCGGGAGGTCACCACCCTCTACGGCCTCGTGTCCGCCGCCAGGTAGTCCGGAAGGCGCGAGCGCGGGGCGCACCACGCTCCGCCGCCGATGGTCACGGCGCCTCATGGCGCCCTCCCTCCTCAAGATTCGCACGAGGGGGGTGAGGGGAATTCTCCCCGGGTTTCGTTGATGGGCCAGGACCGGAGAACGCACGGCGAACACCGCGCGCTTCCCGGGGTTGCACCAGGCCATCCACGCACACCCCGCACGGGGGGAGACACGGACCATGAGACTCCGGAAGCAAACGCAGCAGTGGAAGCGCGCGGCACTCGCGGGGGCCCTGCTCCTGCCCGCGGCGGCGCTGGCGAACGAGACGCATGTCTACGGCATCGCCAACTTCGGGGGGGCGGGCCAGTGCAATGCCAGCTCGCACTCCGTGCACACCAAGACGGCGGCGGAGTTCGCGGGCTACTTCAACTCGCTCGCGAGCTCCGGGCTCTGGTCGGACGTCCGCACGATCAACAACTCCAGCGCGCGCGCGGACCTCTGGACCGACGCCTCGAAGGGGTCCGCGACCAACGCGAAGGACACCCAGGCCAATGCCGGCGTGGACGACGCGAACGTCCTCTTCGTGCACACCCATGGCGGGCACAACGAGACGTCCCTCCAGAGCTGGCTCGTGATGGGGAGCAACGCGGATTCGTGCTCAGCCGTCACGGACATCCACATGAACCTGGGGAACGGGAAGCTGAACATCGCCGTCGTGAAGGCCTGCCAGTCTGGCGACTACCAGGTCTGGAAGCAGGGCGGGTACAGGACGCTGGTGACGAACAGCAGCGGCTTCAGCATGTGGAATGCGTTTCACGGCGACTCGTCGTGCGGCAACTTCGTGAAGCGCTACGTGAAGCGCTACGTGGCGAACTCCCGCGGTGATGGCGTGGGCGAGAACTGGATTGACGAGGCCTACGACTGGGACATCGGCAAGAACAACGACGACTGCCCGGTGTCCATCGTCTTCGGTGAAACCAAGGCGAAGCGCGTGGCGATGTTCGAGGCCGGCGGCTGGCGGGACCGCAAGAACACCGGCCCCAAGGTCGCCTCCACCTACTTCTACGTG
Above is a window of Corallococcus soli DNA encoding:
- a CDS encoding 50S ribosomal protein L11 methyltransferase, which gives rise to MPATPSRKPSPAASKKPVPAAAPFEFPPDAAFTWHSESDEPAPTRLSPVDDALSADTALKRVRRGEFLRYTGDFHNAKQLLGALGRRLERSPQARSPLEAFRAERRARQLEHSTLSRIVVALDRNYRLELARAPDVSEACRQVWGEPMADFTVVPLKQLLGMLGATEWRRKGLAVPGLKGLLHPHYGVYLPTRTDYVELLAAVPDVTGKRVFDVGTGTGVLSFLLLQRGAVSALATDCDSRAVACARENAERLGLSQRFQVAEADLFPAGQADLVVCNPPWIPEPPKNRVDRAVFDEDSQFLRRFLEGLPAALTPGGEGLLILSDLAVLLGLRPPGWIEEQFARCGLTVAWRKSTPARHSKAKDAADPLHAARSREVTTLYGLVSAAR